A window from Fibrobacter sp. UWB11 encodes these proteins:
- the ndk gene encoding nucleoside-diphosphate kinase, with protein MEMTFAMIKPNAVKSGLVGRIIDRYISAGLSVCAVKMHQMTSEDARGFYAEHVEKPFFPELEAYMTKGPSVMLALGGENAIAKVRAINGATNPAKAEPGTLRYDFAPSMTENVVHSSDSPASAERELDFWFKKEERYAYEMPCLKACCVL; from the coding sequence ATGGAAATGACATTTGCAATGATCAAGCCGAACGCTGTCAAGTCTGGCTTGGTTGGCCGTATTATTGATCGCTACATCAGCGCCGGTCTCTCTGTCTGCGCCGTGAAGATGCATCAGATGACTTCTGAAGATGCTCGCGGTTTCTATGCAGAACATGTCGAGAAGCCGTTCTTCCCGGAACTCGAAGCCTACATGACCAAGGGCCCGTCCGTCATGCTTGCTCTCGGTGGCGAAAACGCTATTGCAAAGGTCCGCGCCATTAACGGTGCTACCAATCCTGCCAAGGCGGAACCGGGTACCCTCCGCTACGATTTTGCTCCTTCCATGACTGAAAACGTCGTTCACAGCTCCGATAGCCCGGCATCTGCAGAACGCGAACTCGACTTCTGGTTCAAGAAGGAAGAACGCTACGCTTACGAAATGCCCTGCCTCAAGGCTTGCTGCGTCCTCTAA
- a CDS encoding succinate dehydrogenase cytochrome b subunit has product MKWIITYLTSSIGKKQIMGCTGAFLALFIFGHMCGNFQLLNFDQAAAQASYNAYTEFLTGFNPLHFPVKMIYLVELVLVAAFAIHIFLAIKLKIENKKARGGIEYEVNARKGKKTFATFTMIWSGLFILGFLIQHLMMLKFGEHYLYVNDKGEIIRDMWLTTIQMFANPGWAAFYVVSMFVIGMHLFHAISSAFQTMGIAHQKWTPIIDIAGIVYSVVVALGFGITAVASYYLANQPETQALIEKSRSLQQQYEQQKAKADKAAFVIPSVGEVQVSFNIEK; this is encoded by the coding sequence ATGAAATGGATCATCACGTATCTTACTTCTTCCATTGGTAAGAAGCAGATCATGGGATGCACAGGTGCTTTCCTCGCCTTGTTCATCTTTGGCCACATGTGTGGTAACTTCCAGCTCTTGAACTTCGACCAGGCTGCGGCACAGGCGTCCTACAACGCTTATACCGAATTCCTGACCGGATTCAACCCGCTCCACTTCCCGGTGAAGATGATTTACCTCGTCGAACTGGTACTCGTGGCTGCCTTTGCCATTCACATCTTCCTTGCTATCAAGCTGAAGATTGAAAACAAGAAGGCTCGTGGCGGAATTGAATACGAAGTCAATGCACGCAAGGGCAAGAAGACTTTCGCAACTTTCACCATGATCTGGTCTGGTCTCTTCATTCTCGGCTTCCTCATCCAGCACCTCATGATGCTCAAGTTCGGTGAGCACTATCTCTATGTGAACGACAAGGGCGAAATCATCCGCGACATGTGGCTCACCACGATCCAGATGTTTGCAAACCCGGGCTGGGCTGCATTCTATGTTGTTAGCATGTTCGTGATCGGTATGCACCTCTTCCACGCCATCTCCTCTGCATTCCAGACGATGGGTATCGCTCACCAGAAGTGGACTCCGATTATCGATATCGCCGGTATCGTTTATAGCGTCGTCGTTGCTCTTGGCTTCGGCATCACCGCTGTTGCCTCTTACTACCTCGCTAACCAGCCTGAAACCCAGGCTCTTATCGAAAAGTCCCGTAGCCTCCAGCAGCAGTACGAACAGCAGAAGGCCAAGGCCGACAAGGCTGCTTTCGTCATTCCGTCTGTTGGCGAAGTACAAGTTTCTTTCAATATTGAAAAGTAA
- a CDS encoding amino acid ABC transporter substrate-binding protein → MKKFFAILATVACAAFLSACNEQKSETKSNADDSFNKVKAAGVFVLGLDDSFPPMGFRDKDNNIVGFDIDLATEVCARLGIKLKTQPISWDAKEQELNTGKIDCIWNGMSVDSDRARVMNLSDAYLKNRMIFTVKDKAITNLAALAGKKIAVQNGSTAQKLLDASDAGKAAKEIVPFDDNQTALMDLDKGGVDAVFLDEIVAKYWIVTNAKDYTVLEEGLSDEVYAVGFRKKDQALRDSVNNVLAAMKKDGKFDEISAKWFGK, encoded by the coding sequence ATGAAAAAATTTTTTGCAATTCTTGCGACGGTAGCTTGCGCCGCATTCCTCTCTGCCTGCAATGAACAGAAGTCCGAAACAAAGTCCAACGCCGATGACTCCTTCAATAAGGTCAAGGCCGCGGGCGTGTTTGTGCTCGGCCTCGACGATTCTTTCCCGCCGATGGGCTTCCGCGACAAGGACAACAACATCGTGGGCTTTGATATTGACCTCGCGACAGAAGTTTGCGCTCGCTTGGGCATCAAGCTCAAGACCCAGCCGATTTCCTGGGACGCCAAGGAACAGGAACTGAATACCGGCAAGATTGACTGCATCTGGAACGGCATGAGTGTTGATTCTGATCGCGCTAGGGTCATGAACTTGAGCGATGCATACCTCAAGAACCGCATGATTTTCACGGTGAAGGACAAGGCTATCACGAACCTCGCTGCTCTCGCTGGCAAGAAGATTGCCGTGCAGAACGGTTCTACCGCCCAGAAGCTTTTGGACGCTTCCGATGCTGGTAAGGCTGCCAAGGAAATCGTTCCGTTTGACGACAACCAGACGGCTCTCATGGATTTGGACAAGGGCGGTGTTGATGCCGTGTTCCTGGACGAAATCGTGGCCAAGTACTGGATTGTGACGAACGCGAAGGACTACACGGTGCTCGAGGAAGGCCTCTCCGACGAAGTCTACGCTGTGGGTTTCCGCAAGAAGGACCAGGCTCTCCGTGACTCTGTGAATAATGTCCTCGCTGCAATGAAAAAAGACGGCAAATTTGATGAAATTTCTGCCAAGTGGTTCGGCAAATAA
- a CDS encoding peptidyl-prolyl cis-trans isomerase, which translates to MKKALLAVISFCALVFTGCNSIGDKDTLVARVNGEPIFKEDYAFIMRVGNIVPNTEQMRKASSSLFSRKALYTVALQKYPELKEQLAAHNAALENYLLTFVYQRLYTMDRLMYSDDELAFYYDKHRDQFADSLSYMNLRDKVADAKYIESNYDSLKSYAFHHRDLADSNAEVKITYDIKERFVSDHRQRIVRETGPALLKKYNIQETKIQMPSVEEYYEKHKNLYMIPNGFVVFHVESADSAKLAKRFKHRKMDLGSFATLASRYSENPETKKGKGSVGKVLIGHSLPYGIGFVNSMFADLDTLPDGGISAVHRSESTGRYHVFYRVSAVPAEVKPLDRVRKTIERDLATTANYELDSSYVLVTMNGEPAVREKDVLAVYNDNGMMIRSRKTHDQIVSSLALQLAFATEAREVGLDRSWEYRAMKRQSDVDYIIKVYRNKVLSRIVVPEDSLKALYERMGNPAHPTLTYEQSRSELNDWFEIPENIMKRTYYYAEEDFLPDTYEQAKNRVFEQAYLVFRNARWDKEVVTSWGTAKVDLFADNITLLPQEWSVELAMRSADSLYTQAKSLQKAYLAWSGIRDRYADIDSVAKKATFELAHVYSDMEDYDKAQREYRVFYRTWPESPDAEKAMFSRGFILNENLHKDAEALKVFEEFKKTYPKSELMESVDWLIQNIKSNGKLADDLMKKIASEE; encoded by the coding sequence ATGAAAAAGGCTTTGCTTGCTGTTATTTCCTTCTGTGCCCTTGTTTTTACAGGGTGTAATTCTATTGGAGACAAGGATACTCTCGTTGCTAGGGTGAATGGCGAACCCATTTTTAAGGAAGACTACGCATTCATCATGCGTGTGGGGAACATTGTCCCTAATACAGAGCAGATGAGAAAGGCTTCGAGTTCCTTGTTTAGCCGTAAGGCTCTCTATACGGTTGCTCTCCAGAAGTATCCGGAATTAAAGGAACAGCTTGCAGCCCATAACGCGGCCTTGGAAAATTACCTGCTCACTTTTGTGTACCAGCGTCTTTATACGATGGACCGCCTGATGTACAGTGACGACGAACTGGCTTTCTATTACGACAAGCACCGTGACCAGTTTGCTGATTCGCTTTCGTACATGAACCTTCGTGACAAGGTCGCCGATGCAAAGTATATCGAATCCAATTACGATTCCCTGAAGTCCTATGCTTTCCATCATAGAGATTTGGCCGATTCTAATGCCGAAGTCAAGATTACATACGATATAAAGGAACGTTTCGTCTCGGACCATCGCCAAAGGATTGTTCGTGAAACGGGTCCTGCTCTCTTGAAAAAGTACAACATTCAGGAAACTAAAATCCAGATGCCTTCCGTGGAAGAATACTACGAAAAGCACAAGAATTTGTACATGATTCCGAATGGCTTTGTTGTTTTTCACGTAGAATCTGCGGACTCCGCTAAACTTGCTAAGCGCTTTAAGCACAGAAAAATGGATCTCGGTTCTTTCGCAACGTTAGCCTCCAGGTATAGCGAAAATCCGGAAACGAAGAAGGGAAAGGGCTCGGTGGGTAAGGTCCTCATCGGCCATTCGCTCCCGTATGGCATTGGCTTTGTAAATAGCATGTTCGCCGATCTCGATACTTTGCCGGATGGTGGGATTTCTGCGGTTCACCGCTCGGAATCGACTGGACGTTACCATGTGTTCTATCGTGTTTCTGCGGTTCCGGCCGAAGTTAAACCGCTTGACCGTGTCCGTAAGACCATCGAACGTGACCTTGCTACAACGGCGAACTATGAATTGGATTCGTCCTATGTTCTCGTGACGATGAATGGTGAACCGGCAGTCCGTGAAAAGGATGTTCTTGCTGTATATAACGATAATGGTATGATGATCCGTTCCCGCAAGACTCATGACCAGATTGTAAGTTCTCTGGCACTCCAGCTTGCTTTTGCTACCGAAGCCCGTGAAGTTGGCCTTGACCGTTCTTGGGAATATCGTGCCATGAAGCGCCAAAGCGATGTAGATTACATTATCAAGGTTTATAGAAACAAGGTTCTCAGCCGTATTGTTGTTCCGGAAGATTCCCTCAAGGCTCTCTATGAACGTATGGGCAATCCGGCACATCCGACCTTGACTTACGAACAGTCCCGTTCCGAATTGAACGACTGGTTCGAAATTCCTGAAAATATCATGAAGAGAACGTACTACTATGCCGAAGAAGACTTCTTGCCGGATACTTATGAACAGGCAAAGAATCGTGTTTTCGAACAAGCTTATTTGGTGTTCCGTAATGCCCGTTGGGACAAGGAAGTCGTGACCTCTTGGGGTACGGCTAAGGTCGATCTCTTTGCAGACAACATTACGCTCTTGCCGCAGGAATGGTCTGTTGAACTTGCTATGAGGTCGGCGGATTCTCTTTATACGCAGGCAAAGAGCCTCCAGAAGGCTTATCTTGCATGGTCTGGTATCCGTGACCGCTATGCCGATATTGACTCTGTTGCAAAGAAGGCTACTTTTGAACTGGCCCATGTCTACAGCGATATGGAAGATTACGACAAGGCACAGAGAGAATATCGCGTATTCTACAGAACATGGCCGGAATCTCCGGATGCAGAAAAGGCAATGTTCAGCCGCGGATTCATCCTGAACGAAAACTTGCACAAGGATGCAGAAGCGCTCAAGGTCTTTGAAGAATTCAAGAAGACTTACCCGAAGAGTGAACTCATGGAATCGGTTGATTGGTTGATTCAGAACATCAAGAGCAACGGCAAACTCGCCGATGATTTGATGAAGAAAATCGCATCCGAAGAGTAA
- a CDS encoding succinate dehydrogenase/fumarate reductase iron-sulfur subunit — protein sequence MSGLNLTLKIWRQKDAKTKGQFETVKINDVSPDMSFLEMLDIVNEEQMKQGKEGFAFDHDCREGICGMCSLVINGMPHGPDHATTTCQLHMRKFKDGDTIVIEPWRAAAFPVIRDCAVDRSAFDRIIQAGGFVSVNTGAAPEASTIPVPKADADRAFDAAACIGCGACVAACKNASAMLFVSAKVSHLSFLPQGKVEAKKRVLAMVAQMDKEGFGNCTNLYECQAACPKGITVDYIAKMNREYLGATVTYAEKVYGKD from the coding sequence ATGAGCGGACTGAATTTGACTTTGAAGATTTGGCGTCAGAAGGATGCCAAGACCAAGGGACAGTTCGAAACTGTCAAGATCAACGATGTTTCTCCGGACATGTCCTTCCTGGAAATGCTCGACATTGTGAACGAAGAACAGATGAAGCAGGGCAAGGAAGGCTTCGCTTTCGACCACGACTGCCGCGAAGGTATCTGTGGTATGTGCTCTCTCGTCATCAACGGTATGCCGCACGGTCCTGACCATGCAACGACTACCTGCCAGCTTCACATGCGTAAGTTTAAGGATGGCGACACCATCGTGATCGAACCGTGGCGCGCTGCCGCATTCCCGGTTATCCGTGACTGCGCTGTGGACCGTTCCGCTTTCGACCGCATCATCCAGGCTGGCGGCTTTGTTTCCGTCAACACTGGTGCTGCTCCTGAAGCATCCACGATTCCGGTTCCGAAGGCTGATGCTGACCGCGCATTCGACGCTGCCGCTTGCATTGGTTGCGGTGCTTGCGTCGCTGCATGTAAGAACGCCTCTGCTATGCTCTTCGTCTCTGCTAAGGTTTCTCACCTCAGCTTCTTGCCGCAGGGCAAGGTCGAAGCAAAGAAGCGCGTTTTGGCCATGGTCGCTCAGATGGACAAGGAAGGCTTCGGCAACTGCACGAACCTTTACGAATGCCAGGCTGCCTGCCCGAAGGGTATCACCGTCGATTACATCGCCAAGATGAACCGCGAATACCTCGGCGCAACAGTCACCTACGCCGAAAAGGTTTATGGCAAGGATTAA
- a CDS encoding amino acid ABC transporter permease, whose protein sequence is MSDLNSLLPVLWGGFCTTLAIFALTLLFSIPLGLLIAVLKMSRYRIVRYPVSFYISVMRGTPLLLQIVAIYFGSYYLSEYAGVDLSFDRFPAVIVAFSINYAAYFAEIFRGGIQSIPKGQYEAAYMLGLTRAQTFYRIILPQVAKRVVPASANEVITLVKDTSLAQVIAVTELFALAKKQQAAYASIYPLFVAGVFYYVANLLLSMVFAYVERKLNYYK, encoded by the coding sequence ATGTCTGATTTAAACAGTTTACTTCCGGTCCTTTGGGGCGGCTTCTGCACAACGCTTGCAATTTTTGCGCTCACGCTCCTGTTCTCGATCCCTCTTGGGCTCCTTATTGCTGTACTCAAGATGAGCCGTTACCGCATCGTGCGTTACCCGGTGTCGTTCTACATCTCGGTGATGCGTGGCACTCCGCTGCTTTTGCAGATTGTGGCGATTTACTTTGGCTCGTATTACCTGAGCGAATATGCGGGCGTGGATCTCTCGTTTGACCGTTTTCCGGCAGTGATTGTCGCGTTTTCGATAAACTATGCTGCATATTTTGCCGAAATCTTTCGCGGTGGTATCCAGTCGATTCCTAAAGGTCAGTACGAAGCGGCCTACATGTTGGGACTCACTCGTGCTCAGACTTTTTACCGCATTATTCTCCCGCAAGTTGCAAAACGTGTTGTGCCTGCAAGTGCAAACGAAGTCATTACGCTCGTGAAAGATACTTCGCTAGCGCAGGTGATTGCCGTGACGGAACTTTTTGCGCTTGCCAAAAAGCAGCAGGCGGCCTATGCAAGCATATACCCGTTGTTTGTGGCAGGCGTTTTCTATTATGTGGCGAACTTGCTTTTGAGCATGGTCTTTGCTTACGTTGAACGCAAACTCAATTATTACAAGTGA
- a CDS encoding transporter substrate-binding domain-containing protein — MKKLFAPIAVFAIALLWGCSEKKEVSFNSDLSYEKVKSAGVLVLGHMGAFPPMGFYDKDSNVVGFDIDVATEVCARMGVKLKPQLISWKIKENELNFGNVDCIWNGMSVDSARAASMNLSDPYLMNRLVFMVKDKSIEHLDALKGKKIAVQKASTSEPVLMNSELGKVVEVNAYESMELAIEALVAGNVDAVFMDEVFAKYWNVTHGTNYPILDEGKYKEVYAIGFRKQDQALRDSVNAALASMKNDGKFAAISAKWFGK; from the coding sequence ATGAAAAAATTATTTGCGCCGATAGCTGTATTCGCTATTGCCTTGCTGTGGGGATGCAGCGAAAAGAAGGAAGTCTCTTTTAATTCCGACTTGTCTTATGAAAAGGTAAAATCGGCCGGCGTATTGGTTCTAGGGCATATGGGCGCGTTCCCGCCGATGGGCTTTTATGACAAGGATAGCAATGTTGTCGGTTTTGACATTGATGTTGCAACCGAAGTCTGTGCGCGCATGGGCGTGAAGCTCAAACCCCAATTGATTTCCTGGAAAATTAAGGAAAATGAACTGAATTTTGGTAATGTTGATTGTATTTGGAATGGCATGAGTGTGGATAGCGCCCGTGCTGCTTCGATGAACCTGAGCGATCCTTATCTTATGAACCGTTTGGTTTTTATGGTAAAGGATAAGTCTATCGAACATCTTGACGCCCTCAAGGGAAAAAAGATTGCCGTACAGAAGGCATCGACTTCTGAACCCGTGTTGATGAATTCCGAATTAGGAAAGGTGGTCGAAGTTAATGCGTATGAAAGTATGGAATTGGCTATTGAAGCTTTGGTTGCCGGAAATGTTGATGCCGTCTTTATGGACGAAGTCTTTGCCAAATACTGGAATGTAACGCATGGTACAAACTATCCGATTCTTGACGAAGGTAAATACAAAGAAGTCTATGCAATTGGCTTCCGCAAGCAAGATCAGGCATTGCGTGATTCTGTGAATGCGGCTCTTGCTTCTATGAAAAACGATGGCAAATTTGCAGCAATTTCGGCCAAGTGGTTTGGTAAATAA
- a CDS encoding fumarate reductase/succinate dehydrogenase flavoprotein subunit has protein sequence MILDSKIPGGSIEEKWTKHKFELKLVNPANKRKFTVIVVGTGLAGASAAASLGELGYNVKSFCIQDSPRRAHSIAAQGGINAAKNYKNDGDSVYRLFYDTVKGGDFRAREANVHRLAENSNLIIDQCVAQGVPFGREYGGLLDNRSFGGTQVSRTFYARGQTGQQLLLGAYQALMRQVAAGKVKMFPRREMMDLVVIDGKARGIIVRNLITGELESHVADAVCLCTGGYGNVYYLSTNAQGSNVTAAFRAYKRGALFANPCYTQIHPTCIPRHGDLQSKLTLMSESLRNDGRIWVPRKAGDTRSPDQIPEEERYYYLEEKYPSFGNLVPRDVASRNAKQVCDAGLGVGNTKQAVYLDFADAIQRMGVAGVSAKYGNLFQMYEKITDEDPYKVPMRIFPAIHYTMGGLWVDYDLMSTIPGCFVLGEANFSDHGANRLGASALMQGLSDGYFVIPFTIGGYFAGTKLEKVSESDAAFEDCKKQTEERIHKLLSIKGHRTVNDIHRELGNIMWEYVGMARNEAGLKTALEKIPALRQEFWENVNVLGSEGSFNQNLERAGRVADFLEFAEVLTLDALHRKESCGGHFREESQTPEGEAKRDDENFCYVGAWEYKGDGIAPELSKEPLTFDNVHLATRSYK, from the coding sequence ATGATTCTTGATTCTAAAATCCCCGGTGGTTCCATCGAAGAAAAGTGGACCAAGCACAAGTTCGAACTCAAGCTCGTGAACCCGGCCAACAAGCGCAAGTTCACGGTCATCGTCGTGGGTACTGGCCTTGCAGGTGCTTCTGCTGCCGCATCTCTCGGCGAACTTGGATACAACGTAAAGTCTTTCTGCATCCAGGACAGTCCGCGTCGTGCACACTCTATTGCCGCTCAGGGTGGTATCAACGCTGCTAAGAACTACAAGAACGATGGCGACTCCGTTTATCGTTTGTTCTACGATACCGTTAAGGGTGGTGACTTCCGTGCTCGCGAAGCTAACGTGCACCGCTTGGCCGAAAACTCGAACCTCATCATCGACCAGTGCGTCGCTCAGGGCGTTCCGTTCGGTCGTGAATACGGTGGACTTTTGGACAACCGCTCTTTCGGTGGTACGCAGGTTTCCCGTACGTTCTACGCACGTGGCCAGACGGGTCAGCAGCTCTTGCTCGGTGCATACCAGGCTCTCATGCGCCAGGTTGCAGCCGGTAAGGTCAAGATGTTCCCGCGTCGCGAAATGATGGACCTCGTCGTGATCGACGGCAAGGCTCGCGGTATCATCGTTCGTAACCTCATCACTGGCGAACTCGAAAGCCACGTTGCAGACGCTGTCTGCCTTTGCACTGGTGGTTATGGTAACGTCTACTACCTCTCCACGAACGCTCAGGGCTCCAACGTCACGGCTGCATTCCGTGCTTACAAGCGCGGCGCTCTCTTTGCAAACCCGTGCTACACGCAGATCCACCCGACCTGCATTCCGCGCCATGGCGACCTTCAGTCGAAACTCACCTTGATGAGTGAATCCCTCCGTAACGACGGTCGTATTTGGGTTCCGCGCAAGGCTGGCGACACCCGCAGCCCGGACCAGATCCCGGAAGAAGAACGTTACTACTACCTCGAAGAAAAGTACCCGAGCTTCGGTAACCTCGTCCCGCGTGACGTGGCATCCCGTAACGCCAAGCAGGTCTGCGATGCAGGTCTCGGCGTGGGTAACACCAAGCAGGCTGTGTACCTTGACTTCGCCGACGCTATCCAGCGTATGGGCGTTGCAGGCGTCTCTGCCAAGTACGGCAACCTCTTCCAGATGTACGAAAAGATCACAGACGAAGACCCGTACAAGGTCCCGATGCGTATCTTCCCGGCTATCCACTACACTATGGGTGGTCTCTGGGTTGACTATGATTTGATGTCCACCATCCCGGGCTGCTTCGTTCTCGGTGAAGCTAACTTCTCCGACCACGGTGCAAACCGCCTCGGTGCATCTGCTCTTATGCAGGGCCTCTCCGACGGTTACTTCGTGATTCCGTTCACCATCGGTGGCTACTTCGCAGGTACCAAGCTCGAAAAGGTCTCTGAATCCGATGCCGCCTTCGAAGACTGCAAGAAGCAGACCGAAGAACGCATCCACAAGCTCCTCTCCATCAAGGGTCACCGCACTGTTAACGATATCCATCGTGAACTCGGTAACATCATGTGGGAATACGTTGGCATGGCTCGTAACGAAGCCGGCCTCAAGACGGCTCTCGAAAAGATTCCGGCACTCCGTCAGGAATTCTGGGAAAACGTCAACGTGCTCGGCTCCGAAGGTTCCTTCAACCAGAACCTCGAACGTGCTGGCCGCGTTGCTGACTTCCTCGAATTCGCCGAAGTCCTCACTCTCGACGCTCTCCATCGTAAAGAATCTTGCGGTGGCCACTTCCGTGAAGAAAGCCAGACTCCGGAAGGCGAAGCAAAGCGCGATGACGAAAACTTCTGCTACGTCGGTGCTTGGGAATACAAGGGCGACGGTATCGCACCGGAACTCTCCAAGGAACCTCTTACCTTTGATAACGTCCACCTTGCTACTAGGAGCTACAAATAA